From the genome of Paracidovorax avenae:
CGTGGAGATCTACGTGGGCGAGCGCCCGCGCCAGGGCTGAGGCCTGGCTCCCTGCTGCCGGGTCAGCCGGCCGAGCGCAACAGGTTCGCCAGTTCCACGGCCGATTTGACCTGCATCTTGTCGAACACGCGCGCACGGTGGACTTCCACCGTGCGCACGCTGATGTCCAGCTGGTCCGCTATCAGCTTGTTGGGCAATCCTTCCACCACCAGGCGCATCACGTCGCTCTCGCGCTCCGTGAGTTCGGCGAGCCGGTGCTTCAGGTCGTTGCGCTGGTGCGCTTCTTCCAGGTACCGGGCGGATTGCGCCAGGGCCTGCTCGATGCGGTCCACCAGCAGGTTGTCCGAGAAAGGCTTCTCGCAGAAATCGAAGGCACCGCGCTTCACGGTGGCCACCGCCGTGGGCACATCGGCATGGCCGGTGAGGAAGATCACCGGCAGGGCGCCGGTCAGCCCGCGCTCGGCCAGGCGGTCGAACAGCGCCAGCCCGCTCATGCCGGGCATGCGCACGTCCAGCAGCAGGCAGCACGGCTGGCGCAGCACGGGCCGGTCGCCCAGCATGGCCTCGAAGGCTTCCGCACTGTCGAAGGACTCGCTGGGGACGCGGCGCGATCGCAACAGCCATGCGAGCGCTTCGCGCACGCCGGCGTCGTCGTCCACGATGTACACGGTGGCGTTGGAGACGGGTTCCATCAGGCGTTCCGGGTTTCGGTGTCGGGTTCGGCGCCAGCATGGGGACAGGCCGGCAGGGTGAAGGTGAATACCGTACCACGCGGTGCATGCGGCGCGTGGCCCAGGAAGCCGCCATGCTGCTCGACCACGGTGCGGCACAGGCTCAGCCCCAGCCCCATGCCTTCCGCGCGGGTGGTGAAGAACGGCGTGAACAGCTTGGCGCCCACGTCGTCCGGAATGCCGGGGCCGGCATCGATCACCTGGAACTCCAGCCACGCATTCTGCGCATTGGAGGCCGCGCGCCTCACCCGCAGCTCCAGCAGGCGGTGCGGCGTGCCGGGCTCGTCCATGGCCTGCATGGAGTTCCGCGCGAGGTTGAGCAGCACCTGCTCGACCATGGTGCGGTCGCAGAGCACGCGGGGCAGTTGCGGCTCCACGCCGATGCGGATCTGCACGCGCAGCTTGTGCGCCTGCAGGCGGATCAGGGGCAGCACGGCATCCAGCAGGTCTTCCGCTGCGACGGGTTCGCGTGTCTGGTCGCGGCGGCGCACGAAGTCGTGCACGCTCTTGATGACCCGTCCGGCGCGCTCGGCCTGCTGCGCGATGCGTTGCAGGCCCACGCGCACGTCCGGCAGGAACGACACCGGACCATGGGATCCCGGCGAGGCTTCCGCCGATTCCAGGAGGTTGATCGACCCGGAAGCGTAGCTGGCGATGGCCGCGAGCGGCTGGTTGAGCTCATGGCTCAGCAGCGATGCCATTTCGCCCACGGTGGCCAGGCGCGCGGTGGCCTGCAGGCGCTCCTGGGAAGCCCGCGAGAGCTCCTCGATGCGACGCTGCTCGCTCACGTCCAGGAACGCGCTCATCCAGCCCGTGTGCAGGCCTTGCGCATTGATCAGTGGCGCTTCGAAGATCAGCACCGGAAAGCGCGTGCCGTCCTTGCGCATGAAGGTGGACTCGTAGCCCTCGCGCGGCGGCGGATGCTGCCCGGACAGCCGCCCCCTCTGGCGCCGCAGGTATTCATCGACGAACTCCGGCGGCCAGTAGGGCGGGCGATCGGCCTGGCCCAGCAACTCCTGCGCGGAGAATCCGACCATCTCGCAGAAGGCGGGGTTCACGTAGGTGATGCGCCCCTGGAGGTCGCGGGCACGCAGCCCGGTGACGAGCGAATCCTCCATGGCCTTGCGGAATGCGAGCGCGTCGCCCAGGTCGCGCTCGGCGCGCAGGCGCCGGCGGTTGTCGCGCACCAGCACCACGAGCACGGTGATCAGCGCGATGGACATGGCCGTGACCAGCGCCGTGAGCACGTTGGGGAACACGCTCGGCGCGCTGTGCCAGCTGTCCATGCGCAGCACGAGAGCCGTGCCGGGCAGGTCGAAGAGCTGCTGCGTGCTGAACATGCGCGTGCCGCGCCGGTTGGCGCCCACCATGGCGAGCCGGGTGCCGTCGGCCTCGGTGAACGACACTTCCTGGCCGCGCTTGAGCCCCGGCACCACCATTTCCACCAGCACGTTCTGCAGCGAGTACGTGGCGACCAGGTAGCCGGTGTTGACCCCCTCGTTCGTCAACGGGATGCACAACTCCATCATTTCCGCGCCCCGGCCCTCGCCCAGCGGCTGGTAGTAGCTGCCCGAATACGAGGGCCCGCCCACGCGCCGGGCATTGCCGCAGGCCAGGGCGGTATTGGAGTGCGTGCCGCTGCGGGTTTCCGCGTCCCACTGCACGGGCCGGTAGGGCGTTTCGGCATGCGCCCGCACGCGCAGGGCGGGGTCCCGCCATTCGATGCGCACCAGTTCGCGGCGGCTGCCCAGGAGCTGGGCGGCGCGCGCCTCCCAGCTGGCGCTGTCGGGGCCGCCCGCCTGCAGCGCCTGGAGGTTCTGCAGGTTGTGGGTGAAGCCCGTGCGGATGTCGGCCACGGCGTCGGCGGCGTCGCGGTCGAGGCGGTTCTGCACTTCGGAGGCTTCGTAGCGCCCCGCCAGCCACACCTGCGTGACCAGCATGCCGGCGACGAGCAGCACGAGCGCGGTCCAGAGCGACCAGCGCCGCCATGCGATGTGCCACCGGCGCCAGGGCCAGCGCGCCAGCGCGCCCGCCGCCGGCGGCAGCGGGGTGGCGGCATCCGCGCCGGTCGCGGGCGTGGGGGCGGTGCTCACGGCGTATTCACAGGACGCGATGGTCCAGCGCAGGCAGCTGGGAGCGCACCTGCCGCAGGCGCTCGCCGTCGAGCGGTGCAGCCACCACGCCAGGGCCTTCGGCCTGCTGCGCCAGCACCTGCCCCCACGGGTCCACCACCATGCTGTGGCCCCAGGTGCGCCGGCCATTCTCGTGCGTGCCCCCCTGTGCCGGCGCGACCACGTAGGCGAGGTTCTCCACCGCGCGGGCGCGCAGCAGCACCTCCCAGTGGGCCTGGCCCGTGGTGTGGGTGAAGGCGCTGGGCACCAGCAGCACGTCCGCGCCGGCCCGGGCGTGGGCGCGGTAGAGCTCGGGAAAGCGCAGGTCATAGCACACCGACAGGCCCACGCGCCATGCGGAGCCGTCGCGGGCCGTCATGGTGAAGCGCGCGGGGGTGCCGCCGGCCTCGATGACGGCGGCCTCGTCGAAGCGCTCGCGCCCGTTGTCGAACCGGAACAGGTGGATCTTGTCGTAGCGCGCCACGCACTCGCCCGCGGGCGAGAACACGAGGGTGGTGTTGCGCACGTGGTGCTCGCTGCCGCAGCGCAGGGGCAGCGTGCCGCCGACGATCCACATTCCCAGCTCCCGCGCGGCCTGCGCGAGGAAATCCTGGATCACCCCTTCGCCGAAGGTCTCGCGCAATGCCAGCTTGTCGGTATCGCGGGCGCCCATGGCGCAGAAATACTCGGGCAGGGCCGCCAGTTCGACGCCCCGGGCAGCGGCATCCTCCAGCAGGCGGCGGGCCTGCCGGAGGTTGTCCTGCACCTGGAGGCCGGAAACCATCTGCAGTGCGGCGGCGTTCATCATGGCTCTTTCTCCTCTGCGCCGCGGGATGCGGGCGCCTTGCGCTGGGAAGCAGTGGAAGCCGGCGCAGGGGCGGCGGCCTCTTCCGGGGATGCGGTGGCGGGCGGCTCCGCCCCCGTGCGGCGCCGCGGCACGCGCACGATGCGCGGGTCGGTCCAGGTACCGTCGATGCGGAACTCCTGCGTCGCCGCCTGGATGAGCGGCCCCCGCAGGAACACCTGCGCCAGGAAGCTTCCGAGCCCCACGACGGGGTTGATGGCAGTCGCCACGAGCGACGCCGTCATGGCGTTGATCTCGGGCACCACCACGACATGGAGGTTCTGGGTTTCATGGTCCAGGTCGGCGCTGCCCTCCATGAGCACCGCGGCGTTCACGCCCTTCATCTGCAGGTTGTTGGTGGTGGCCACGCCCTGCTCGATGCGCACGTCGCCCCGCACGAAGTCGAACGCGAAGCCTTCGCTGAACACGTCGCGGAAGTCGAGCGTCAGGCGCCGCGGCAGCGACTGCAGGCTCAGCACCCCCAGCAGCTTGGCCAGTCCGGGGTCGGCCTTGAGGAACTGGCCGGACTCCACGTTCACATTGATCTGCCCCGACATGGAACGGTAGTCGGGATCGAGGGGCGCCCCCATCCAGGCGACCTGCCCCTCCATGCGGCCCTTGCCGCGGCGCACCACGCCCTCCATGCCGAAGCGGGCCAGCAACTGGCCGGAATCTCGGATGTCGAGCCGGAAATCCATGGAGGTGCGGCGGCGCGCGCCTGCGGCCCCGCCGCCCAGCAGCACCCAGTTGCCGCTGGAGGTGAAGCTGGCCTCCGGCACAGTGAGGTTGAGCTTCGACAAGCGCCATTCCCGCGGAGCGCCTGCGCCACCGCGGTTCTGCGCCTCCACCTCGATGCGGCCGAGCCTGCGGCCGCGCAGCTCGAAGTCCTGCACGATGATGTCCAGCGCGGGCATCGTGGTGCTTTCGGTGCGGCTGTCCAGCAGCGACTCCTCGACCTGCTGGGCCTCGCTCTGGGGCACGGAAAGCCGGGACAGACGGGCGAACACGCGGCCGCCGGACTCGTCGCCCTCGCCGTCCGGGCGGTACTCCACGTATCCACTGAGTTCGCGGGCATCCAGATTGGCCCGCCAGGTGGAGCCCTCGCGGGAACCGCCTGCGACGACATCGTGCAGCGTGCGCCCCTGCAGGACCAGGGTCTTGGCGCGCGCGGCCAGCACGGTGGGCAGGAACTCCTGCGCGCCACCTTCGGGCATGCGCGCGCTGCCGCCCGGAGCAGCCGCAGATGCGGCAGGGGTGGAAGCGCCCGCCTCCGGCGCGGAGGCCGGGGCCGACGCCGGGCCGGCAGCCTGCCGGCCCAGCACATCCTGCCAGGCGTCCAGGTCCAGGAGGTCGGTGTGCACATTGGCCGACACCCCCCGCTCCGGCATGACCGCAGACTCGCCGGGCGCGAGGCCGATGCCGATGGCGCCGCGCAGCACGCGTGGCACCGGGCCGGAATGGTCCAGCACGTAGCTCGCGGAACCGATGCCGCCGATGTCCACCGTCATCTGCTCGCGGACCGGGGGATCGGCGCCGGCATCGGCGGGCACGGCAGACTCCCGGGCGAGCTGCGACTCGTAGCGCACCGGGCGGACCGCATCGGCGGCCTTGCCCAGGGGGGCAGGCAGGTCCAGCGCCATGCCCTGCAGATTGGTCGTCACCAGCACCTCGGGCAGGCCCCGGCGCACGCCCAGGGCCAGCGCATACGCGGCGCTGCCCGTGGCATGGCGGGCCAGCTCGGGCAGCCCGGGCCACTGCACCGCCTCGCGCAGGCCCTCGGCCGTGGCCACGCCCTGGCCCCGCACCTGCACCGAGGACTCCAGCGCATTCGCCCCGGATGCCGCGGACCGCATGCCGCCCTCCAGCCGCAGGTCGCCGCCCAGCGCCCGCCCCTGCACGTTCGCCAGGGTGAAACCGGTGTCGCTGAACTGCACCGCGCCCCGGGTGCGGGTGATGACGGGCACGTCCGGAGTGATGCGCACATCGTTGCCCGCGAACGCCAGGCTGCCCTGCACCTTCGACTGGTCGATATGGCTGATCGGCAGGCTCAGGGACAACTGCAGGCCGGCATTGCCGGTACCGGTCGCCTGGTCCAGGGCATGCGAGGTGAGACGCGAGAGGGGTGATGCCGCCATGAAGGCCAGCATGTCGGCCAGGGGCCCCTGCGCCTGGGCCTGCACGCCCACCACGCTGTGGGCGAGATCGGGAATGCGGGCCTCGACCCGGTCCACGCGCAGCCGCGGCGTGCCTGCGAAGCTGCCTGTCGCCCCGCGCACCGCCATGCTGGAGCGGTCGAACACCAGTTCGCCCGCCAGCTGCGTGAGCGCCGGCCAGACCGGATCGCCCGCATGCTGCAGGCCCGGCGGCACATAGGCATAGGTCACGTCCCGCAGCCTGGCTGCGATGTGGAACTCTCCCTGGCCGGGATGGTTGAACGGGATGTCGTGCAGGTCACCCTTGACGCGGAACTGCACGCTGGACGCCGTACCGGCCGTCACCGCATCGCGCACGTAGTGCCGGGTTTCGGCGGGAATGGCCAGCGGCAGGTAGCGGTGCACGCGCGTGCCGTCGGCACGGCGCAGTTCCCCGCTCAGGTCCAGCACGCCCGGGAAGCGGGAACGGCTTGAGGACCGCTTCGGGTCGCCGGTGGTCCAGGCCATGCGGGCCTCGCCCTGGGCGTCGGCGTTCGAGAACTGCAGGTCGGGCACCTGCAGCGCGATGCGCTCGCCCTCCACCTGCCAGCGCACGCTGGCGGACAGCCGCTCCAGCGGCACGGTAGGGTCCTCGAAGACTTCCGGCAGCACCAAGGCGCCGTCCTGGATGGCCACGGACGCCTTGCCGCCCGCCTGGGTGAACTCGAAATCCACCGCGGCGCCCCGCACGCCCGGCATGCCGGAGGTTTTCACCGCCGCGCCGTCGGCCAGCGCCAGGCCTGCCACCCGGCCCCGGGCCTGGTACTGCCGGGGGGCATCCAGAGGGCCTCGCCAGCTCGCCTGGATCTCCTCCACGGTGCCCCGCGGGCCGAACCGGTCGAGCGCCCCGTGCAGCGCGTCGCCCAGTGGCAGGCGGCTGGCGACCTGGGCCAGCGCCGCCAGGTCGAGCCGGTCGGCGCGCAGCTCGCCCTGCTCGCGCTCGGGCACGCGGGGATCCCTGCCGGCCTGCCGGATGGACACATTCCCGCCAGGCCAGCGCAGGCCGTCGCGGGTCAGGAACTGCAGCCCCTCGGTGGACGCCTCGAAGCCGCCTTCCAGCCAGCGCCCGCCCACGCGGCCCGCGACCGAAGCCAGTGCCAGGGGCTCCAGCCCCTTTCCCAGCGTGGCCTCCACGTCGGCCAGCGCCACATCCGCCGTGCCGCCCGCCACCTCGCCACGCCGCACGTCCAGCCAGGCGCGCAGGGCGCCGCGGCCCTGCACCACGTCGATGCCCTCGATGTCCGCATGCTGGCGCAGGCGGGAGACGTCCACCCGCCCGAACTGCGCGAACAGCAGGCCGCTCCATTGCCTCCACGCACCGCCATGGGTGGTGAGCAGCGGCTGCCGGAAGCGGCCCATCAGCGTGAACCGGTCACCCCAGGACGGGGGTGGCGTGGCGTCCAGGCGCATGGCATGCCGCCAGCCCCGGTTGCGCAGCACGATGTCCACGTCGGACAGCTCCAGCGGAGGCGCTCCGCGCATCGCGTCCGTCCAGCGCACCGTACCGCCGCGCAGCGCCACCTCTCCCTGCGAGAACACCCAGTCGGCGGCCGCGCCTCCGTCGCCGGAGCCCGCCCCGCCATGCAGCCGGATGCCGCCCACCACCAGCTGGCCGTCGGCTTCGCGACGCACATCCAGCTCGGGCCGCTCGATGTACAGCTGCTCGAATCCCAGGCGCAGCGCGGAGCGCGGGGAGAGCGCCGCCACCACCCGCGGCAGGCGCAGGGCTTCGCGGCCCTGCGGGTCGAGCAGGGCCACGTCGGTCAGTTCGATGGCCGGCACCAGGCCCTCGGAGCGCGCCGACAGCGCCCCGATGCGCACGGGTACCCCCAAGGCTTTCGTGGCCTGGGCTTCCAGCGCGGGGCGCCACTCTCCGATTCGCGGCACAATCCAGCCGTGGAGCACCCCCCAGGCCACGGCGACCAGCAGCCAGAAGGCGATCAGCAGTCCCAGTGACCACCGCGCAAGGCCCGCCATGCATCGGAGCAGGCGGGAGGGGTGCGGTGTCGTCTCAATCATGGTGGGCTTGGATGTGGCAGGAATTATGACCCGCGCCCGCTGTGCGGGTTCAGCCCCAAAGGGTGTCGGTATGTACAGTTTCAGTGCCTCTTCCTTGCCATATGTCCACGCCGTTCGCTGAGCCCGGCGGCGCCTCCGCGGAGCATGCCGCCGGGGCCGCCCATTCCCGATTCCACCAGCGGCTGCAGCGCCGCTATGCCGGCGAAACCGCGCTGCTGCCGCCAGGCGCCCCCACCCGCCAGACCATGGCCGAGGCCCTGCAGGCCCTGCGCGCGCGCGGGCACGACACGGGCGCCGCCCTGCGCGTGCTGCGGCAACTGGTCATGGAGCGGCTGATCCGGATGGACTGCGAGGAAGGCGCGCCGCTGTCCGACGTCACCCGGGCCACGACCGAACTCGCGGAACTCGCGCTGGACGAAGCCCTGCGCCACGCACGCCAGGACCTCGATGCCCGCCATGGCCCGCCGCAGGGCCCGGACGGCGCCCCGGTGGCGCTCTGGATCGTCGGCATGGGCAAGCTGGGTGCGCGCGAACTGAACGTGTCCAGCGACATCGACGTGATCTATGTCTATGAGCACGAAGGCGAGACCGCGGGGGTGGACGGCGGCCGCGGCCGCATCTCCCACCAGGAATACTTCGGGCGCGCCGTGAAGGCCATCCACGCCCTGGTGGGAGAAACGACCGAGCACGGCTTCGTCTTCCGCATGGACCTGGCCCTGCGCCCCAACGGCAACTCCGGCCCGCCCGCCGTCTCGCTCGCCGCCCTGGAGGAATACCTGCAGGTGCAGGGCCGCGAATGGGAACGCTTCGCCTGGCTCAAGAGCCGCATCGTGGCGCCGCGCGACGGCCTGGGCCATCCGGCCGTGCAGGGCCTGCGCGCGGTGGTGCTGCCGTTCGTCTTTCGCCGTTACCTCGACTACAGCGTGTTCGATTCGCTGCGCTCGCTGCACCGGCAGATCCGCGACCATGCCGCGAAGCGCAGTGCGGGTCATCCCGAGCGGGCCAACGACGTCAAGCTCTCGCGCGGGGGCATCCGCGAGATCGAATTCACCGTGCAGCTGCTGCAGGTGGTGCGCGGCGGGCAGTTCCCCGAACTGCGCTGCCGCCCCACGCTGGAAGCCCTGCAGCGCCTCGCACGCGCCGGCCTCATGCCCCAGGAGACGGCCGATGCGCTGGCCGAGGCCTATACCTTCCTGCGCCGCGTGGAGCACCGCATCCAGTACCTGGACGACCAGCAGACCCACGTGCTGCCCACGCGCGACGACGACCTCGCCTGGATCGCCAGCACGCTGGGGCTCGGCTGCTGCGCCTTCCTGCACCAGCTCGATGCCCACCGCGAACTGGTGGCGCAGGAGTTCGACACGCTGCTGGGCGGCCCCGGCAAGCGCCAGTGCAGCGGAGGCGGCTGCGGCGGGCCGCGCGCGCAATCGGCTCCGGTGCCCGAGTTCGACACGCTGCTGGAGCAACTGCCCCCGAAGGTGCGCGAACGCGTGGCCGAATGGCGCGACCATCCGCGCGTGGCCGCGCTGCGCGACGAAGCCCGCACGCGGCTGCTGCGGCTGGTGCAGCGCACGGCGCGCTGGCTGGCCGAAGGCCGGGTGAACGAGGATGCCGCGGTGCGGCTCGTGGCCTGGCTGGAGCCGCTGCTGCGCCGGGAGAGCTATCTCGCGCTGCTGCTGGAGCGCCCGTCGGTGCATGAGCACCTGATGCACCTCCTGGGGGCCGCCCAGTGGCCGGCCCGCTACATGCTGCAGCACCCCGGCGTGATCGACGAACTGGCCGGGGACGCGCTGCTGTCCGAGCGCTTCGTTCCGGCGGATTTCGAACACGAAATGGAACTGCGCATCGGCTCGCTGCGCTCCACCGGCGAGGACGACGACGAGGCATTGCTCAATCTGCTGCGCCGCGCCCAGCATGCGGAAACCTTCCGCACCCTCGCGCGCGACGTGGAGCGGCGCATCACCGTCGAACAGGTGGCCGACGACCTGTCGGCCCTCGCCGACTGCGTGCTGCGCGTGACCGCCGCGTGGTGCTGGGACCGGCTGCGCAACCGGCACCGCGACGTGCCGCAGTTCGGCATCATCGGCTACGGCAAGCTCGGCGGCAAGGAACTGGGCTACGGCAGCGACCTGGACATCGTCTTCGTGTTCGACGACGACGACGACCGCGCACCAGAGATCTATGCCGCCTTCGCGCGCAAGCTCATCAACTGGCTCACGGTGAAGACCGGCGAAGGCGACCTCTACGAGATCGACACCGCCCTGCGGCCCAACGGCAGTTCGGGCCTGCTGGTCACGAGCTTCGAGGCCTATGCCAACTACCAGCAGCGCCGCGGCAGCAACACCGCCTGGACCTGGGAACACCAGGCCATGACGCGCGCGCGCTTCGTGCTCGGCAGCGATGCGCTGCGCGACCGCTTCGATGCCGTGCGCACCGCCGTCATCACGGCCCCGCGCGACGCCGCAGGCCTGCACGCGGAGATCGTCGCCATGCGCGAGCGCGTGCGTGCCGCGCACCCGGTGCCTGCAGGGCAGTTCGACGTGAAGCACAGCGTGGGCGGCATGGTCGATGCGGAATTCGCCGTTCAGTACCTCGTGCTCGCGCACGCGGGCGAGCACCCGGGCCTGTGCGACAACGTCGGCAACATCGCCCTGCTGCAGCGCGCGGAGGGCGCCGGCCTGCTGCCCGCGGGCGTCGGCGCGGCCGCCGCGTCGGCCTACCGGACATTGCGCCAGGTGCAGCACCGCGCGCGGCTCAACGAAGAGCCCACGCGCGTGGCACCCTCGTCGCTCCATGCCGAACGCGAGGCGGTGATGGCGCTGTGGCGGGCGGTATTCGGCGGCACGGCGGCGCCGTGATGCCCTGCGGCGGCGCAAGGCCGCCGCCATTCCCCGCTGCATCTCGGCTCCTTCCCGGAGCAAAGCAGGGGACTTCCCTTATCCCAGCCATAAATCTTGGGACATTGCTGCTCGGCAGTTTTTTGGCAACGATACGCCCAAGCAACAAGAATTTACACAACAGCGTGCCGATGACCGCTGGAGACGCGGACTCATCGCTGTGAAGAGCCTCTCAAGGGGCCGAAGTCAAGAGGGAGGGCATCCTGCCTGTACACGGTCATTCGGCGCCTGGGGTTGCCCCCTCAGCGCGTCGTGTGCGGCTGTGCCAACGAACCACTCTGCGGGCCCGCGCCCGTGGCAATCGGCTGGTCCGTCTCCCACTCCATCGTTGTCAACGAATCGAACGGAGCCGCCATGCGCGCCAGTCATTCCCCTGTCCATTACCTTCCACTGACCGCAGCCCAGATAGGCATGTGGCTCCTTACACGTTTCGCGCCGCCCGATGCCCACTTCAATATCGCGGAGGCCATCGAGATTCGCGGGAAGTTCGATCCCCAGCTGTTTCTGCAGGCCTTGCGCACCCTGTGCGCGGAGACGGAGTCCCTCCGGCTGCGTGTCGAGGACACGCCCCAGGGCCCCCGGCAGTGGCTGGAGCCCGAGTTCTCGGGCAGCATCTCCCTGCTCGATTTCAGCGGCGACGGCGATCCCCGGGCATCGGCGGAACAATGGATGGTCCAAAACTCTGCCCGCCGCACGGATGTCGAACGGGAGCCCATGTGGTACAGCGCAGTGCTCCGCATCGCTCCGGACCACCACATCTGGTATCAGCGCGGGCACCACTACGCCAACGACGGCTTCGCCGCCGTCATCGTCGCGCGCCGGGCGGCAGACCTGTACACGGCGCTGGTGAACGGCACGGCTGCGCCGGCCGATTCTGAACTGAAACCATTGTCCGTCCTGATCGAGGAGGACCAGGCCTACCGCGACTCCGCGCGCGCCCTGAAAGACCGCGAATACTGGATGGAGCGGATGCGCGACCGCCCCGAGCCGCTGACCCTCGCCGAACGGCGCGGCACCAACATCGGCAGCCTGCTGCGGCAAACGGCGCACTGGCCGGCGGCGCGCGTCGCCACGCTGCGGGATGCGGCCGCACTGCACGGCGCCACCCTGCCGCAGATACTCATCGCCACGACGGCCACCTATCTCTACCGGATGACGGGCGTGTCCGATCTGGTGATCGGCGTTCCGGTGACGGCGCGCTACAACGACCGCATGCGGCGCGTGCCCGGCATGGTCGCCAACGCAGTGCCCCTGCGCCTGTCCATGCGGCCCGAACTGCCCTTCACGGCCCTGCTGCGCGAGGTCAGCCAGCAGATGCGCAAGATCCTGCGCCACCAGGCCTACCGCTCCGAGCAATTGCGCACGGATCTGGAACTGCAGGCGAAGGACCATCCCCTCTTCACCACCATGGTCAACGTGGAGCCCTTCGACTACGCGCTGCGCTTCGGGGACTGCACCATCGAGACCCGCAACCTCACCAACGGATCCCCCCAGGATCTCGGCATCTTCATGTATGAGCACGGGAATGGCCAGGACCTGCGGATCGACTTCGACGCCCATGCCGATCTCTACACCGCGCCCGAACTGGCAGCGCACCAGGCCCGGCTGCTCGGCGTGCTCGACACCCTGACCGATCTTCCCACGCAGGCCATCGGGTGCGTGGAGGTCATCACCGAAGATGAACGCCAGGCCTTCCTGTCCAGGTGCGGCGGCGCGGTCCGCGCGGAGCCCGCGGCCCACCTGGCCGAATGGCTGGATGCCGGCCTGTCGCGCGACCCCGGCGCGATCGCGCTGCGCTTCGAAGGCCGCTCCATGACCCGCGGCGAACTCGACCGCCAGGCCCGGGAATGGGGCCACCGCCTGGCAGCCATGGGTGCCGGCCCGGGACGCATCGTCGCGCTGGCGATCCCACGGTCGCTGGAACTGGTGGCAGCCCTCGTCGCGGTCCTGAGAAGCGGGGCGGCGTACCTGCCCATCGATCCGGACTTTCCCGCCGATCGGCTCGCCTTCATGCTGGACGACGCACAGCCCGTGTGCCTCATGACCACGGGGGAACTATCCGGCCGCTTCGATGGCGGCATTCCGCGCTTCATCGTCGATGCCGCGGAGCCGCAGGCCGGCCTCCAGCCGCCTGCCGGCGCCCCGGTGGCCGCAACCCTGCATCCATCGCATCCGGCCTACGTCATCTACACGTCGGGGTCCACCGGCAGGCCCAAGGGCGTCGTGGTGCCCCACTCCGCCATCGTCAACCGGCTGCGCTGGATGCAGGCGGAGTACGGGCTGGAGTCCGGCGACCGCGTGCTGCAGAAGACGCCTTCGAGCTTCGACGTTTCGGTATGGGAGTTCTTCTGGCCACTGATCGCGGGCGCCACGCTCGTGATCGCCCGGCCCGGCGGGCACCGCGATCCGCAGTACCTGGCGGACCTCATCGCGCGGGAAGCCGTCACCACCGTCCACTTCGTGCCCTCGATGCTCGAGCTGTTCCTGCAGGAGCCTGCGGCGGCGGCATGCCATACGCTGCGCCGGGTGGTATGCAGCGGCGAGGATCTGTCTGCGCCCCTGGCTGCGCGGTTCCACGGCATGCTGGGGTGGTGCGCACTGCACAACCTCTACGGCCCCACCGAGGCGGCGGTGGACGTCACCGCCTGGGCCTGTAC
Proteins encoded in this window:
- a CDS encoding YhdP family protein encodes the protein MIETTPHPSRLLRCMAGLARWSLGLLIAFWLLVAVAWGVLHGWIVPRIGEWRPALEAQATKALGVPVRIGALSARSEGLVPAIELTDVALLDPQGREALRLPRVVAALSPRSALRLGFEQLYIERPELDVRREADGQLVVGGIRLHGGAGSGDGGAAADWVFSQGEVALRGGTVRWTDAMRGAPPLELSDVDIVLRNRGWRHAMRLDATPPPSWGDRFTLMGRFRQPLLTTHGGAWRQWSGLLFAQFGRVDVSRLRQHADIEGIDVVQGRGALRAWLDVRRGEVAGGTADVALADVEATLGKGLEPLALASVAGRVGGRWLEGGFEASTEGLQFLTRDGLRWPGGNVSIRQAGRDPRVPEREQGELRADRLDLAALAQVASRLPLGDALHGALDRFGPRGTVEEIQASWRGPLDAPRQYQARGRVAGLALADGAAVKTSGMPGVRGAAVDFEFTQAGGKASVAIQDGALVLPEVFEDPTVPLERLSASVRWQVEGERIALQVPDLQFSNADAQGEARMAWTTGDPKRSSSRSRFPGVLDLSGELRRADGTRVHRYLPLAIPAETRHYVRDAVTAGTASSVQFRVKGDLHDIPFNHPGQGEFHIAARLRDVTYAYVPPGLQHAGDPVWPALTQLAGELVFDRSSMAVRGATGSFAGTPRLRVDRVEARIPDLAHSVVGVQAQAQGPLADMLAFMAASPLSRLTSHALDQATGTGNAGLQLSLSLPISHIDQSKVQGSLAFAGNDVRITPDVPVITRTRGAVQFSDTGFTLANVQGRALGGDLRLEGGMRSAASGANALESSVQVRGQGVATAEGLREAVQWPGLPELARHATGSAAYALALGVRRGLPEVLVTTNLQGMALDLPAPLGKAADAVRPVRYESQLARESAVPADAGADPPVREQMTVDIGGIGSASYVLDHSGPVPRVLRGAIGIGLAPGESAVMPERGVSANVHTDLLDLDAWQDVLGRQAAGPASAPASAPEAGASTPAASAAAPGGSARMPEGGAQEFLPTVLAARAKTLVLQGRTLHDVVAGGSREGSTWRANLDARELSGYVEYRPDGEGDESGGRVFARLSRLSVPQSEAQQVEESLLDSRTESTTMPALDIIVQDFELRGRRLGRIEVEAQNRGGAGAPREWRLSKLNLTVPEASFTSSGNWVLLGGGAAGARRRTSMDFRLDIRDSGQLLARFGMEGVVRRGKGRMEGQVAWMGAPLDPDYRSMSGQINVNVESGQFLKADPGLAKLLGVLSLQSLPRRLTLDFRDVFSEGFAFDFVRGDVRIEQGVATTNNLQMKGVNAAVLMEGSADLDHETQNLHVVVVPEINAMTASLVATAINPVVGLGSFLAQVFLRGPLIQAATQEFRIDGTWTDPRIVRVPRRRTGAEPPATASPEEAAAPAPASTASQRKAPASRGAEEKEP
- the glnE gene encoding bifunctional [glutamate--ammonia ligase]-adenylyl-L-tyrosine phosphorylase/[glutamate--ammonia-ligase] adenylyltransferase, producing the protein MSTPFAEPGGASAEHAAGAAHSRFHQRLQRRYAGETALLPPGAPTRQTMAEALQALRARGHDTGAALRVLRQLVMERLIRMDCEEGAPLSDVTRATTELAELALDEALRHARQDLDARHGPPQGPDGAPVALWIVGMGKLGARELNVSSDIDVIYVYEHEGETAGVDGGRGRISHQEYFGRAVKAIHALVGETTEHGFVFRMDLALRPNGNSGPPAVSLAALEEYLQVQGREWERFAWLKSRIVAPRDGLGHPAVQGLRAVVLPFVFRRYLDYSVFDSLRSLHRQIRDHAAKRSAGHPERANDVKLSRGGIREIEFTVQLLQVVRGGQFPELRCRPTLEALQRLARAGLMPQETADALAEAYTFLRRVEHRIQYLDDQQTHVLPTRDDDLAWIASTLGLGCCAFLHQLDAHRELVAQEFDTLLGGPGKRQCSGGGCGGPRAQSAPVPEFDTLLEQLPPKVRERVAEWRDHPRVAALRDEARTRLLRLVQRTARWLAEGRVNEDAAVRLVAWLEPLLRRESYLALLLERPSVHEHLMHLLGAAQWPARYMLQHPGVIDELAGDALLSERFVPADFEHEMELRIGSLRSTGEDDDEALLNLLRRAQHAETFRTLARDVERRITVEQVADDLSALADCVLRVTAAWCWDRLRNRHRDVPQFGIIGYGKLGGKELGYGSDLDIVFVFDDDDDRAPEIYAAFARKLINWLTVKTGEGDLYEIDTALRPNGSSGLLVTSFEAYANYQQRRGSNTAWTWEHQAMTRARFVLGSDALRDRFDAVRTAVITAPRDAAGLHAEIVAMRERVRAAHPVPAGQFDVKHSVGGMVDAEFAVQYLVLAHAGEHPGLCDNVGNIALLQRAEGAGLLPAGVGAAAASAYRTLRQVQHRARLNEEPTRVAPSSLHAEREAVMALWRAVFGGTAAP